In Aegilops tauschii subsp. strangulata cultivar AL8/78 chromosome 3, Aet v6.0, whole genome shotgun sequence, one genomic interval encodes:
- the LOC109757347 gene encoding uncharacterized protein produces MEDFRECLGDCGLVDLGFTGYPFTWDNKQDEGATIQVRLDRATCNDEFLHLFPDAAVEHVLTEESDHAALFIRAAASLDAAGHKKQRFFRFEKAWTRHEDYEQMIVRAWEQAKQQHGVHAGMSGKLGTLTKAMQSWSREVFGSLRKQISKLKTQLRDAKERALVTGYFQEVKDIES; encoded by the coding sequence ATGGAGGATTTTCGGGAGTGCCTTGGCGACTGTGGGCTAGTGGACTTGGGTTTCACTGGTTACCCTTTTACGTGGGATAATAAGCAAGACGAGGGGGCAACCATTCAGGTTCGGCTCGACAGGGCCACATGCAATGACGAGTTCTTGCACCTCTTTCCGGATGCGGCGGTCGAACATGTTCTTACCGAGGAGTCTGACCATGCGGCACTGTTCATCAGAGCGGCGGCATCACTGGATGCAGCGGGCCACAAGAAGCAACGGTTTTTTAGATTTGAAAAAGCATGGACAAGGCACGAAGATTATGAGCAGATGATTGTGAGGGCCTGGGAGCAAGCAAAGCAACAACATGGGGTGCATGCGGGAATGAGCGGGAAACTGGGCACCCTTACCAAGGCCATGCAGTCGTGGAGTAGGGAAGTGTTTGGTTCCCTTCGCAAACAGATTTCCAAGCTAAAAACACAGCTAAGAGATGCGAAAGAAAGGGCGCTGGTGACCGGTTATTTCCAGGAGGTCAAGGATATAGAGAGTTAG
- the LOC109757348 gene encoding very-long-chain (3R)-3-hydroxyacyl-CoA dehydratase PASTICCINO 2B, which yields MATTVSGSALRRLYLSAYNWVVFFGWAQVLCYAASALLESGHEAVYAAVERPLQFAQTAAFMEILHSILGFVRSPISTTLPQITGRLYITWGILWSFQEAQSHVLVTSLIISWSITEVIRYFFFAMKETFGFAPYWLLWLRYSTFLVFYPTGMLSEAGLILVAMPFMKTSRKYYLMMPNKWNFSIDYRHELALDTALIIPGFPYLFRYMVDKRKKVLLAAKTV from the exons ATGGCGACCACCGTGTCCGGGTCGGCGCTCCGGCGGCTCTACCTCTCCGCCTACAACTGGGTCGTCTTCTTCGGATG GGCGCAGGTGCTGTGCTACGCGGCCTCGGCGCTGCTGGAGAGCGGCCATGAGGCCGTCTACGCCGCCGTCGAGCGGCCGCTGCAGTTCGCGCAGACCGCAGCCTTCATGGAG ATTCTGCATTCGATTCTAG GGTTTGTGAGGTCTCCGATTTCGACAACTCTTCCACAAATCACTGGAAGATTGTACATCACATGGGGCATCTTGTGGAGCTTTCAAGAG GCGCAATCTCATGTTCTTGTAACTTCATTGATCATAAGTTGGTCCATCACTGAG GTCATCAGATATTTTTTCTTTGCTATGAAGGAGACATTTGGGTTTGCACCTTACTGGCTCCTATGGCTTAG GTATAGCACCTTTCTGGTGTTCTATCCTACCGGCATGTTAAGCGAGGCTGGCCTAATCTTAGTTGCCATGCCCTTTATGAAG ACGTCAAGGAAATACTATCTTATGATGCCTAATAAATGGAATTTCTCCATCGACTACCGCCATGAATTGGCTCTTGACACGGCTCTAATCATACCAG GATTTCCGTACTTGTTTCGTTATATGGTGGATAAGCGGAAGAAGGTCTTGTTAGCAGCAAAGACAGTATGA